In Kordia antarctica, the following proteins share a genomic window:
- the thrA gene encoding bifunctional aspartate kinase/homoserine dehydrogenase I: MNVLKFGGTSVANAQNISLVINIITKASQNEKIVVVVSAFGNTTNMLLKTAELAAVKDEYYKSLLQEIENRHMQVVKDLIPVTEQSAVISHTKRLLNYLETLYEGCFLLRELTPKTLATIASFGELLSSYIISEVMKIQKLDCIYKDSRELIITSESYENAQVEMKLTKKNCQSFFEKNEKQIVILPGFIAATENGETTTLGRGGSDYTAAIIAAAVNARELQIWTDVSGMYTANPRIVKQATPIPHISYQEAMELSHFGAKVIYPPTIQPVLRKKIPILIKNTFDPEQEGTRITKNPNGKQQAVKGISYIENISLLTLEGSGMIGIPGFSKRLFETLLAQKINIVLITQASSEHSICIGINDKEASRAKIALDETFTYEIASGKVDPILVEQQLAIIALVGENMKNHQGLSGKMFSMLGKNNVNIRAIAQGASEKNISAVINSEDAKKALNALHEEFFEEKIKQLNLFVTGVGNVGERFLAQLKKQSEFLLKQLKLNIRVVGISNSRTMYFEEEGIDLDKWKDNLANGSKASLDEFHTTTKSLNLRNSIFIDISASHKVSNVYEHYLRNNIAVVTCNKIACASEYENYKNLKRISRKYNAPLLFETNVGAGLPIIDTLKNLIASGDRVHKIQAVLSGSLNFVFNNFSNENTFHDIVSQAQKEGYTEPDPKIDLSGIDVARKILILARESGYVMELDEIENDSFLPKETLETENNEGFYASLTKYEDHFQKIFKEANDKNCRLKYVATFEDGKATVGLQHIPSDHPFYNLEGSDNIVLFFTDRYVLQPLQIKGAGAGTEVTASGIFADVIRVGKF; the protein is encoded by the coding sequence ATGAACGTACTCAAATTTGGTGGCACCTCTGTCGCCAATGCACAAAATATAAGCTTAGTAATTAATATCATTACAAAAGCATCACAAAATGAAAAAATAGTCGTGGTAGTTTCTGCATTTGGAAACACTACGAATATGCTTCTAAAAACTGCCGAACTCGCCGCAGTAAAAGATGAATACTACAAATCACTCTTGCAAGAAATTGAAAACAGACACATGCAAGTAGTAAAAGATTTAATTCCTGTTACGGAACAAAGCGCGGTTATCAGTCACACAAAACGTTTATTAAACTATCTAGAAACGTTATATGAAGGTTGTTTTTTGCTGCGCGAATTAACTCCGAAAACATTAGCAACCATTGCAAGTTTTGGCGAATTATTATCTTCCTATATCATTTCGGAAGTCATGAAAATTCAGAAACTTGATTGTATATATAAAGATAGTCGAGAATTAATTATTACCTCAGAAAGCTACGAAAATGCGCAAGTTGAGATGAAACTGACAAAAAAAAATTGTCAATCATTTTTTGAAAAGAATGAAAAGCAAATTGTCATCTTACCCGGATTTATCGCTGCGACAGAAAATGGAGAAACCACAACATTAGGAAGAGGCGGATCTGATTATACAGCCGCAATTATTGCAGCAGCAGTAAATGCCAGAGAATTACAGATTTGGACAGATGTTAGCGGAATGTACACCGCAAATCCGCGAATTGTAAAACAAGCAACGCCAATTCCGCACATCTCATATCAAGAAGCAATGGAACTATCGCACTTTGGTGCAAAAGTGATTTATCCGCCAACGATTCAACCTGTATTGCGGAAAAAAATTCCAATTCTAATAAAAAATACATTTGATCCTGAACAAGAAGGAACTCGTATCACAAAAAATCCAAACGGAAAACAACAAGCCGTAAAAGGAATTAGTTACATTGAAAATATTTCATTACTAACATTGGAAGGAAGTGGAATGATCGGAATTCCTGGGTTTTCAAAACGATTATTTGAAACCTTATTAGCACAAAAAATAAACATCGTTCTCATTACGCAAGCTTCTTCTGAACATTCAATTTGTATAGGAATCAATGACAAAGAAGCGTCTAGAGCCAAAATTGCACTTGATGAAACATTTACCTACGAAATTGCTTCTGGAAAAGTAGATCCAATTCTCGTGGAACAACAATTAGCAATTATCGCATTAGTTGGTGAAAACATGAAAAATCATCAAGGGTTAAGTGGTAAAATGTTTAGCATGCTTGGAAAAAATAATGTAAATATTAGAGCAATTGCACAAGGCGCATCTGAGAAAAACATTTCAGCAGTTATTAATAGTGAAGATGCAAAAAAAGCATTGAATGCATTGCATGAAGAATTCTTTGAAGAAAAAATAAAACAACTCAACTTATTTGTAACTGGTGTTGGAAATGTGGGCGAACGCTTCTTGGCACAGCTCAAAAAACAAAGCGAATTTCTTCTTAAACAATTAAAACTAAACATCAGAGTTGTGGGAATCTCTAATTCGAGAACCATGTATTTTGAAGAAGAAGGTATTGATTTAGACAAATGGAAAGACAACCTAGCAAATGGTAGCAAAGCAAGTTTGGACGAATTTCACACAACTACCAAATCGTTGAATCTTCGTAACAGTATCTTTATTGACATCTCAGCAAGTCATAAAGTGTCTAACGTTTACGAACACTATTTACGTAACAATATTGCAGTTGTGACCTGTAACAAAATTGCATGTGCTTCTGAATATGAAAACTATAAAAACTTAAAGCGAATTTCAAGAAAATACAATGCGCCGTTATTATTTGAAACAAACGTTGGCGCAGGATTGCCAATTATTGATACGCTAAAAAACCTAATCGCTTCTGGCGATAGAGTTCACAAAATACAAGCAGTACTTTCTGGTAGTTTAAACTTTGTCTTTAACAATTTCAGCAATGAAAATACATTTCATGATATTGTATCACAAGCACAGAAAGAAGGTTATACGGAACCTGATCCGAAGATTGATTTAAGCGGAATTGATGTCGCACGTAAAATCCTGATTTTAGCACGCGAAAGCGGTTATGTGATGGAATTGGACGAAATTGAAAACGATTCATTTCTTCCGAAAGAAACACTCGAAACAGAAAACAATGAAGGTTTCTATGCTTCATTAACGAAATATGAAGATCATTTTCAGAAAATTTTCAAAGAAGCAAACGATAAAAACTGTCGTTTAAAATATGTTGCTACTTTTGAAGATGGAAAAGCAACAGTTGGTTTGCAACACATTCCTTCCGATCATCCTTTTTACAATTTAGAAGGAAGTGATAATATAGTATTATTTTTCACGGATCGCTACGTATTGCAACCTTTGCAAATAAAAGGCGCAGGCGCAGGAACAGAAGTGACTGCTTCAGGGATTTTTGCAGATGTAATTCGTGTTGGGAAGTTCTAG
- a CDS encoding homoserine kinase, with amino-acid sequence MNEIKIFAPATIANVSCGFDVLGLCLDNVGDEMVIRKTAEKGIRISKLVGQDLPLETEKNVAGVAGLAMLEKLNLNHGFEIEIYKNIKAGSGIGSSAASSAGTVFAMNELLGKPFTLKELVPFAMQGEKLASGTAHADNVAPALLGGFTLVRSYEPLDLIKIPTPSELYATVIHPQIEVKTSDSRSVLKQNISMKKSIIQIGNLGGLISGLHTSDYDLISRSLHDEIVEPLRAILIPGFKKVKENAIACGALGAGISGSGPSIFALSKGKEMAEKVAKIMSKTYKNINIDFDIHVSKINVEGCRILN; translated from the coding sequence ATGAACGAAATAAAAATATTCGCGCCAGCAACCATTGCAAATGTCTCTTGCGGATTCGATGTGCTCGGACTTTGTTTGGACAACGTTGGTGACGAAATGGTCATTCGGAAAACTGCTGAAAAAGGCATTCGAATTTCGAAACTTGTCGGGCAAGATTTACCTTTGGAAACCGAGAAAAATGTTGCAGGTGTTGCAGGTTTGGCAATGTTGGAAAAACTAAATCTAAATCACGGTTTTGAAATCGAAATCTATAAAAATATAAAAGCAGGAAGCGGAATTGGAAGCAGCGCAGCAAGTTCGGCAGGAACTGTATTTGCAATGAATGAATTGCTCGGGAAACCGTTTACACTAAAAGAATTAGTGCCTTTTGCGATGCAAGGGGAAAAACTCGCTAGTGGAACTGCACACGCGGATAATGTGGCTCCTGCCCTTTTGGGCGGATTTACCTTAGTGCGAAGTTATGAACCGTTGGATTTAATCAAAATTCCAACGCCAAGCGAATTGTACGCAACGGTAATTCATCCGCAAATAGAAGTCAAAACGTCGGATTCGCGTTCGGTATTGAAACAAAATATTTCTATGAAAAAGTCTATTATCCAAATTGGAAACTTAGGCGGATTGATTAGCGGTTTACACACTTCCGATTATGATTTAATTAGCAGATCATTACATGACGAAATTGTAGAACCATTACGCGCAATCTTAATTCCTGGATTCAAAAAAGTGAAAGAAAACGCAATTGCTTGTGGCGCATTAGGTGCTGGAATTTCAGGTTCTGGACCTTCTATTTTCGCGCTTAGCAAAGGAAAAGAAATGGCAGAAAAAGTTGCTAAAATAATGAGTAAAACCTATAAAAATATTAATATTGACTTTGACATTCATGTTTCGAAAATTAATGTGGAAGGTTGTCGGATCTTAAATTAA
- the thrC gene encoding threonine synthase has translation MNYYSLHHKSPKVSFEEAVIKGLAPDRGIYFPEKITALSKDFIKNIGEYSHEEIAFEAIQQFVGDDIPKEILKDIIKETLSFDFPIVPIEENIGTLELFHGPTMAFKDVGARFMARCLGYFNRDKDESVTVLVATSGDTGGAVANGFLGVKGVDVVILYPSGKVSEVQEKQLTTLGQNITALEVEGVFDDCQEMVKTAFLDSEIERTLTSANSINIARWLPQMFYFFFAYKALHKKHKNLVFSVPSGNFGNICAGIMAQKLGLPIQHFIASTNVNNTVSDYLEAGVYTPKKSIATISNAMDVGNPSNFIRIQELYDNDLETIKKHFSSYSFSDSETKVAMKTLYDQSNYIADPHGAVGYLGLKNHDLKDAYGIFLETAHPVKFLPTVESTLSLKLDIPKQIQEIMHKEKKAHFITDYEGLKKFLME, from the coding sequence ATGAACTACTACAGTCTACATCATAAATCTCCAAAAGTATCTTTCGAAGAAGCTGTCATTAAAGGATTAGCGCCTGATAGAGGAATTTATTTTCCTGAAAAAATCACGGCATTATCTAAAGATTTCATCAAAAATATTGGCGAGTATTCGCATGAAGAAATTGCCTTTGAAGCGATTCAGCAATTCGTTGGTGATGATATTCCGAAAGAAATTTTAAAAGACATTATTAAGGAAACGTTGAGTTTTGATTTTCCAATTGTTCCAATTGAAGAAAATATTGGAACTTTAGAATTATTTCACGGACCAACAATGGCTTTTAAAGATGTTGGCGCACGATTTATGGCACGTTGTTTAGGTTATTTTAATCGTGATAAAGACGAAAGCGTAACCGTTTTGGTTGCAACTTCTGGCGATACTGGCGGCGCTGTTGCGAATGGTTTTTTAGGTGTAAAAGGTGTTGATGTTGTCATTTTATATCCAAGTGGAAAAGTTAGTGAAGTTCAAGAGAAACAATTGACGACTTTGGGTCAAAATATTACAGCGTTGGAAGTTGAAGGTGTTTTTGACGATTGTCAAGAAATGGTGAAAACTGCTTTTTTAGATTCAGAAATTGAACGTACATTAACATCTGCAAACTCGATTAATATAGCGCGTTGGTTGCCACAAATGTTCTACTTTTTCTTTGCGTATAAAGCATTACATAAAAAACATAAAAATCTAGTGTTTTCAGTTCCGAGTGGAAATTTTGGAAATATCTGCGCTGGAATTATGGCGCAAAAGTTAGGGTTACCAATTCAGCATTTTATTGCTTCGACAAATGTAAACAACACAGTTTCAGATTATTTAGAAGCTGGAGTTTATACACCAAAAAAATCGATTGCAACCATTTCAAACGCAATGGATGTTGGAAATCCGAGTAATTTCATTCGGATTCAAGAGTTGTATGATAATGATTTAGAAACCATCAAAAAACACTTTTCATCGTATAGTTTTTCAGATTCGGAAACGAAAGTTGCAATGAAAACCTTGTACGATCAATCGAATTATATTGCTGATCCGCATGGCGCAGTTGGTTATTTGGGCTTGAAAAACCACGATTTAAAAGATGCGTACGGAATTTTTCTAGAAACTGCACATCCTGTCAAATTTTTACCAACTGTAGAATCGACCTTGAGTCTAAAATTAGACATTCCTAAACAGATTCAAGAGATTATGCACAAAGAGAAAAAAGCGCATTTTATTACGGATTATGAAGGTTTGAAGAAATTTTTAATGGAATAA
- the gcvT gene encoding glycine cleavage system aminomethyltransferase GcvT, with protein sequence MKDTALTEIHKALGAKMVPFAGYNMPVQYEGINAEHEIVRTGVGVFDVSHMGEFVISGPNALALIQKIATNDASKLADGKAQYSCMPNNDGGIVDDLIIYRINSEKYILVVNASNIEKDWNWISSHNDVGAEMKDVSDNYSLLAIQGPKAVEAMQSLTEVDLSNIKYYTFQIAKFAGVENVIVSATGYTGSGGFEIYCKNEDVAEVWERVFEAGADFGIKPIGLAARDTLRLEMGYCLYGNDIDDTTSPIEAGLGWITKFTKDFVNREEIESQKRTGVERKLVAFEIQERGIPRQGYDIVDGNGNKIGIVTSGTMSPSMGIGIGLGYVPTVFTDVGSHIYIQIRKNSVPAKVVKPPFYKK encoded by the coding sequence ATGAAAGATACAGCTCTCACAGAAATTCATAAAGCATTAGGCGCAAAAATGGTTCCTTTTGCAGGTTATAATATGCCTGTACAATACGAAGGTATTAATGCTGAACACGAAATTGTTCGTACTGGCGTTGGTGTTTTTGACGTAAGTCATATGGGAGAATTTGTGATTTCTGGACCAAATGCCTTGGCGTTAATTCAAAAAATTGCTACAAATGATGCTTCTAAATTGGCTGACGGAAAAGCACAATATAGTTGTATGCCAAATAACGATGGTGGAATTGTAGATGATTTAATTATATACAGAATTAATTCAGAGAAGTATATTTTAGTTGTAAATGCTTCGAATATTGAGAAAGATTGGAACTGGATTTCAAGTCATAATGATGTTGGTGCGGAAATGAAAGATGTGTCTGATAATTATTCTTTACTTGCTATTCAAGGACCAAAAGCGGTGGAGGCAATGCAATCCTTGACGGAAGTTGATTTGTCAAATATAAAATACTACACATTCCAAATTGCCAAGTTTGCAGGTGTTGAAAACGTGATTGTTTCGGCAACTGGTTATACAGGTTCTGGCGGATTTGAGATTTATTGTAAAAATGAAGACGTTGCCGAAGTTTGGGAACGCGTTTTTGAAGCTGGTGCAGATTTTGGAATCAAGCCGATTGGTTTGGCAGCAAGAGATACATTGCGTTTGGAAATGGGTTATTGTCTCTATGGAAATGATATTGACGATACAACTTCTCCGATTGAAGCTGGTTTGGGTTGGATTACAAAATTCACGAAAGATTTTGTAAATCGTGAAGAAATTGAATCTCAAAAAAGAACTGGTGTTGAACGTAAATTAGTTGCGTTTGAAATACAAGAACGTGGAATTCCAAGACAAGGATATGATATTGTTGATGGAAATGGAAATAAAATAGGAATTGTAACTTCTGGGACAATGTCGCCTTCTATGGGAATTGGAATTGGTTTAGGATATGTACCAACGGTTTTTACAGATGTTGGAAGTCATATTTACATTCAAATTCGTAAAAATAGCGTTCCTGCCAAAGTGGTAAAACCTCCTTTTTATAAAAAATAA
- a CDS encoding sugar nucleotide-binding protein: MNRILILGASGFIGQAIYKELCSYFDVYGTFYSNKSFAENAHFIRYDLDYDGIDEVVLQVKPTIIISALRGDFAAQIEVHIFLTEYVKTRPCKLIFLSSANVFDAYSSYPSYEYDKTLSESIYGKLKIRIENMLMRLPQKKYAIIRLPMVFGNNSPRILEIKHCLQEKVPIEVFPNLVMNTISDKKLTQQIHYMINRRKNGIFHLGAENLIHHDEFYTEILKSMNVEKPVFKNVYTSNFDRFLAVLPKENKLPKHLATTNEETLDFISGKNTL; the protein is encoded by the coding sequence TTGAATCGAATTTTAATTTTAGGCGCGAGCGGATTTATAGGTCAGGCAATTTATAAAGAACTCTGCTCCTATTTTGACGTTTACGGTACATTTTATAGCAATAAATCATTTGCCGAAAACGCGCATTTTATTCGGTATGACTTAGATTACGACGGCATTGATGAAGTTGTATTGCAAGTAAAACCAACGATTATAATTTCGGCTTTGCGGGGCGATTTTGCAGCACAAATTGAAGTACATATTTTCCTCACAGAATATGTAAAAACAAGACCTTGTAAGTTAATTTTCTTGTCTTCCGCTAATGTTTTTGACGCTTACAGCAGTTATCCTTCTTATGAATATGATAAGACACTTTCGGAAAGTATTTACGGAAAGCTTAAGATCAGAATTGAGAATATGTTGATGCGTTTGCCGCAGAAAAAATATGCAATTATTCGATTGCCGATGGTTTTTGGAAATAATTCGCCACGTATTTTGGAGATAAAGCACTGTTTGCAAGAAAAAGTTCCGATTGAAGTCTTTCCTAACTTGGTGATGAATACAATTTCTGATAAAAAACTCACACAACAAATACATTATATGATTAACAGGCGTAAAAATGGAATCTTTCATTTAGGCGCAGAAAATTTGATACATCATGACGAGTTTTACACAGAAATTTTAAAAAGCATGAACGTTGAAAAACCGGTATTCAAGAATGTATATACGTCCAATTTTGATCGTTTTTTAGCCGTTTTACCTAAAGAAAATAAGCTTCCAAAACACTTGGCAACGACCAATGAAGAAACTTTAGACTTTATTTCTGGGAAAAATACGCTTTAA
- a CDS encoding S41 family peptidase — translation MHKIICFLLLCVVSVTYAQTDSTFCEKSTLVLNMLEKNHYQPKTIDDDFSTYVFTTLFERLDQKRMLYSEADMKALESLKTKLDDYLLTKECDFIQEFTTSYKNQLLLAQKSIELVEKSKLDFSGKDTVFYGSLKDDSQFSDTRKTLEKRWSKKIRIDIIGDYLSLSNPANFNKIKSQLKSKVIAENKCYILDKLQAVGGLESYLETMFLDVICSYFDPHSSYFDPTDNATFMNSIGTETSSIGVWFSKNSDGKIVVSGLQTGSTAWKEKEINAGDLVLSLEANKNTINTTCLSLSNLYDFISDEINQTIAIKVLTQKNINKTIILKKENLKIEANAVNSFILKGELNIGYISLPSFYTNLDYGFGSANDIAKELFKLNAVNIDGLILDLRGNGGGSMKQAIDLAGMFIDKGPLGIYRDQDNKKTIIKDFNRGTLFRKPLVILVDNGSASASEFIAAALRDHNRAIIVGSKTYGKATIQQILPLKNDLGFIKITLEKMYGFKGNSHQAKGIVPDIEFPNLYTGIEDGESGNANFIKNDTVLKNVYFKIPATANHDNLRTQSLARTENNKAIKTIKNINSNLLNYLNSQRKLALSVESLKKDRDNFNAIFEKTDAIEMKHETFEVVNLEDYKEILAYNKNKAKLNSYAIKSIETDHEIEETYRIISDYIKQLAQ, via the coding sequence ATGCATAAAATTATATGTTTCCTATTGCTTTGCGTCGTTTCCGTAACCTATGCGCAAACAGACTCCACTTTTTGTGAAAAATCAACGTTGGTTTTGAACATGCTCGAAAAGAATCATTATCAACCAAAAACTATTGATGACGACTTTTCCACCTATGTTTTTACTACTTTGTTTGAAAGATTGGATCAGAAACGCATGCTATATTCGGAAGCCGATATGAAAGCGTTGGAAAGTTTGAAAACAAAACTTGACGATTATTTACTTACGAAAGAATGTGACTTTATACAAGAGTTTACAACTTCGTATAAAAATCAATTGCTGTTAGCGCAAAAATCAATTGAATTGGTTGAAAAAAGTAAACTCGATTTTTCTGGAAAAGATACCGTTTTTTATGGAAGTCTGAAAGATGATTCTCAATTTTCGGATACGCGCAAAACGCTAGAAAAACGTTGGTCCAAAAAGATTCGGATTGATATTATCGGTGATTATTTGTCGTTGTCGAATCCTGCAAATTTCAATAAAATAAAATCGCAACTCAAATCGAAAGTAATTGCTGAAAATAAATGCTATATTTTAGATAAACTACAAGCCGTTGGCGGACTGGAATCGTATCTAGAAACCATGTTTTTAGATGTAATTTGCTCCTATTTTGATCCGCATAGTAGTTATTTTGATCCAACAGATAACGCAACTTTCATGAATTCTATAGGAACAGAAACGAGCTCAATTGGTGTTTGGTTTTCAAAAAATAGCGATGGGAAAATTGTCGTTTCAGGCTTGCAAACTGGAAGTACTGCTTGGAAAGAAAAAGAAATCAATGCAGGCGATTTGGTGCTGTCGCTAGAAGCAAATAAAAATACAATTAACACAACCTGTCTTTCACTTTCAAACTTATACGATTTTATCAGCGACGAAATTAATCAAACGATTGCTATTAAAGTGTTGACACAGAAAAATATCAATAAAACAATCATTCTCAAAAAGGAAAATTTAAAGATTGAAGCGAATGCCGTAAACAGTTTTATTCTAAAAGGAGAACTCAATATTGGTTATATTTCATTGCCTAGTTTTTATACAAATCTCGATTATGGTTTTGGAAGCGCGAATGATATTGCCAAAGAACTTTTTAAACTCAACGCTGTCAATATTGACGGATTAATTTTAGACTTGCGCGGAAATGGCGGCGGCTCTATGAAACAAGCAATTGACTTGGCAGGAATGTTTATTGACAAAGGTCCGTTGGGAATTTATAGAGATCAAGACAACAAAAAAACGATTATTAAAGATTTTAATCGCGGAACGTTGTTTAGAAAACCGCTGGTTATTTTAGTAGATAATGGAAGTGCTTCAGCTTCTGAATTTATTGCGGCGGCTTTGCGCGATCATAATAGAGCCATTATTGTTGGAAGCAAAACGTATGGGAAAGCAACGATTCAGCAGATTCTTCCGTTGAAAAACGATTTAGGTTTTATTAAAATTACATTGGAGAAAATGTATGGTTTCAAAGGAAATTCGCATCAAGCAAAAGGAATTGTTCCAGATATTGAATTTCCAAATTTGTATACTGGCATAGAAGATGGCGAAAGCGGAAATGCTAATTTTATTAAAAATGATACCGTTTTGAAGAATGTGTATTTCAAGATTCCGGCAACAGCAAATCATGATAATTTACGAACGCAAAGTCTAGCACGAACTGAGAATAATAAAGCGATCAAAACGATTAAAAATATCAATTCGAACTTATTAAATTATTTAAATAGTCAACGAAAATTAGCATTATCCGTGGAAAGTCTCAAGAAAGACAGAGATAATTTTAATGCCATTTTTGAGAAAACAGATGCTATTGAAATGAAGCATGAAACGTTTGAAGTGGTCAATTTGGAAGATTACAAAGAAATTTTAGCCTATAATAAAAATAAAGCAAAACTGAATTCGTACGCGATCAAGAGTATTGAAACCGATCATGAGATTGAAGAAACGTATCGTATTATTTCAGATTATATAAAACAATTAGCCCAATAA
- a CDS encoding LIC11966 family surface protein, with the protein MKSNYLKISVVFFCVVMFQTSTAQNFKNANDYLGFIGDENQKISKSSWNYTKSVAHSKSPRKIEGDRKRLLKSIERAMLKIKRATPFKGEDAYRKQVLEYMDLRTNILKNDYAKIVDMKEVAEQSYDFMEAYILAQKMADERMQEAQETYENAQKDYAARNNIRLIESETDLSRKMKISNEVFDHKNEVYLVFFKSSIQERFMINALSTSDLSAIQQNANALQMFAEEGLQALDTITLYKEDSSVIEATKKALEFYLNETKNEIPKLLGFFLLNEKFTAIKNSIDKKSSKNRTKKEIDQYNSMVKEMNKAVVDFNKTNEELNKKRTKVINQWNEASAKFLSRHIPKE; encoded by the coding sequence ATGAAATCAAATTACTTAAAAATTAGTGTTGTATTTTTCTGTGTTGTGATGTTTCAAACATCAACTGCACAAAATTTTAAAAACGCAAACGATTATCTAGGTTTTATAGGAGACGAAAACCAAAAGATTAGTAAAAGTTCCTGGAATTATACCAAATCTGTTGCGCACAGTAAAAGTCCTCGAAAGATTGAAGGCGACAGAAAACGTTTGTTGAAATCTATTGAGCGTGCAATGCTAAAAATCAAAAGAGCAACACCATTTAAAGGCGAAGATGCATATAGAAAACAAGTGTTGGAATATATGGATTTACGTACCAATATTTTGAAGAATGATTATGCTAAGATTGTAGATATGAAAGAGGTTGCCGAGCAATCGTATGATTTTATGGAAGCATACATTTTAGCACAAAAAATGGCAGATGAACGCATGCAAGAAGCGCAAGAAACGTATGAAAATGCACAAAAAGATTATGCCGCTAGAAATAATATTAGACTGATTGAGTCGGAAACAGATTTGAGTAGAAAGATGAAAATTTCAAACGAAGTTTTTGATCATAAAAATGAAGTGTATTTGGTGTTTTTCAAAAGTAGTATTCAAGAACGATTCATGATAAACGCGTTGTCAACAAGCGATTTAAGTGCTATTCAACAGAATGCAAACGCGCTACAAATGTTTGCCGAAGAAGGTTTACAAGCTCTGGATACGATTACGTTATACAAAGAAGATTCTTCTGTAATAGAAGCCACCAAAAAAGCATTAGAATTCTATTTGAACGAAACAAAAAATGAAATTCCTAAGCTGTTAGGTTTTTTCTTGTTGAATGAAAAATTTACCGCGATCAAAAATTCAATTGATAAAAAATCGTCAAAAAACCGAACTAAAAAAGAAATTGATCAGTACAATAGTATGGTAAAAGAAATGAACAAAGCTGTTGTTGATTTTAATAAAACAAACGAGGAATTAAATAAAAAACGAACTAAAGTTATTAATCAATGGAATGAAGCTTCGGCAAAATTTTTAAGTCGACATATTCCAAAAGAATAA
- a CDS encoding YebC/PmpR family DNA-binding transcriptional regulator: MGRAFEFRKARKMKRWSAMAKTFTRIGKDIVMAVKDGGPNPETNSRLRAVIQNAKAANMPKDNVERAIKKASDKDTGDYKEVLFEGYGPHGIAILVETATDNNNRTVANVRSSFNKCDGSLGTQGSVEFMFDHTCNFRIPSEGQDAEELELEFIDFGVEEVFEDDDGILLYGPFESFGNIQKELENRELEILSSGFERIPQVTNQLDEEKTADIEKLLEKLEEDEDVQNVYHTMAE; encoded by the coding sequence ATGGGAAGAGCATTTGAATTTAGAAAGGCACGAAAAATGAAACGTTGGTCAGCAATGGCAAAAACCTTTACGCGCATTGGTAAAGATATTGTGATGGCTGTAAAAGATGGCGGACCAAACCCGGAGACAAATTCTAGATTGCGTGCCGTAATTCAGAATGCGAAAGCTGCCAACATGCCAAAAGATAACGTTGAGCGCGCCATAAAAAAAGCTTCTGACAAGGATACTGGAGACTATAAAGAAGTACTTTTTGAAGGGTACGGACCGCACGGAATTGCCATTTTGGTAGAAACTGCAACGGATAATAACAACCGAACTGTTGCCAATGTGCGAAGCTCTTTTAATAAATGTGATGGAAGTTTGGGTACACAAGGTTCAGTAGAATTTATGTTTGATCATACGTGTAACTTCCGTATTCCATCAGAAGGACAAGATGCAGAAGAATTAGAATTGGAGTTTATCGATTTTGGTGTGGAAGAAGTTTTTGAAGATGACGATGGAATTTTATTATACGGACCATTTGAAAGTTTTGGAAACATTCAGAAAGAATTAGAGAATAGAGAATTAGAAATTTTATCTTCTGGTTTTGAGCGCATTCCGCAAGTTACCAATCAATTAGATGAAGAAAAAACTGCTGATATTGAAAAGCTTCTAGAGAAATTAGAAGAAGATGAAGATGTGCAAAATGTATATCATACAATGGCGGAATAA